The following is a genomic window from Micromonospora cathayae.
ATCTGAGCCGTTGAGTCTCAGGAGGTCGAACGCTGATGACCGCATCTTCCGCCGCAGCTCCACCGACGCGCCGCCCGAGTGTCTTCGAACGCCTCGGCGGGTGGTCCTACCGTCGCCGGTGGATCGCCGTCGTGCTCTGGGTGCTCGTGCTGGCCGGTGTCACGGTCGCCTCCCAGGTGGTCGGCAGCGACTACCGCAACGACTTCTCGCTGCCCGGCACCGAGAGCCAGCAGTCCCTGGACCTGCTCGAGGAACGCGCCCCGGTGCAGTCCGGCGAGTCCCTCCAGATCGTCTTCGAACGGGAGGCGGGTCTGCGTGACCCGGCCGTCCAGGGGCGCGTCGAGGCGATGCTCGCCGAGGTCAAGGAGCTGCCCCACGTCGCCGGCGTGCAGAGCCCGTACGAGGGCTTCGGCATCTCCGAGCAGGGCACCATCGGGTACGCCACGGTCGCGCTGGACGGCCAGTCCGCCGACGTGCCGGCCGACGACGTACGGAAAATCATCGACGTCGCCGGCGAGGCCGAGGGCGAGGGCCTGCGGGTGGAGCTCGGCGGGGCCCCGATCCGCGCCGTCCAGGAGGGCGGCGGTGGCGGCGCCGAGTTCGCCGGCATGATCGCCGCCCTGGTCATCATGGTGATCCTGTTCGGCTCGATCGTCGCCGCCAGCCTGCCGCTGGTGATCGCGATCTTCGGGGTCGGTGCCGCGATCGGCCTGATCGGCCTCGCCTCGCACGTCGCCACCATCGCCGACTTCACCGCCCCGCTGATGATGCTGGTCGGCCTCGGCGTCGGCATCGACTACGCCCTGCTGATCTTCTCCCGCTACCGCTCCGAGCTGCTGCGCGGCGTGGACCGCCGGCAGGCCGCCATCAACGCCCAGGACACCGCCGGGCGGACGGTCTTCTTCGCCGGCTGCACGGTCATCCTGGCCCTGATGGGCCTGGTCGTGCTCGGCCTCGGCTCCCTCCAGGGCGTCGCGCTCGCCGTCGCGCTGACCGTGCTGGTCACCATGCTCGCCTCGCTCACCCTGCTGCCCGCGCTGCTGGCCATCGTCGGCGGCCGGATCGAGAAGGGCGTGCAGAAGCGGATCGCCAAGGGCAAGGCCACCGAGGGCGCGGTGTGGCGGCGCTGGGTGACCTGGGTGCAGAAGTACCGCTGGCTCAACGCCCTGGTCCCGCTGGCCGTCCTGGTCGCCCTGGCGGTCCCGGTGATCAACATGAACCTCGGCTTCGCCGACGCCGGCAACGACCCGGAGAGCACCCACAGCCGCCAGGCGTACGACCTGCTGGCCGAGGGCTTCGGGCCGGGCTTCAACGGGCCGCTGATCGTCCTCTCCGACGGCAGCCCGGAGGACGCCACCCGGGCCCAGAGCGCCATCGGGGCGACCGACGGCGTCGCCACCGCCGTACCGCCGAACACCATCGGCGAGAACCTGTCGCTGATCATCGTGCTGCCGGAGTCCAAGCCGCAGGACCAGGCGACCATGGACCTGGTCGACCGGCTGCGGGAGAACGTCCTGCCGCCGGTGGCGCAGGAGACCGGGGCGACGTACCTGATCGGCGGCAGCACCGCCGCCACGGTGGACTTCTCCGAGGCGGTGGCCGCGAAGATGCCCATCTTCGTGCTGGTCGTGGTCGGGCTCTCCATCCTGCTGCTGATCCTGGTCTTCCGGTCGCTGCTCATCCCGCTGTTCGCCTCGGTGCTCAACGTGCTCAGCGTGGGCGTGGCGCTGGGCATCATGACCCTGGTCTTCCAGGACGGCCGGCTCGGCGTCGAGCCCGGCCCGATCGAGGCGTACGTGCCGGTCATGATCTTCGCGGTGGCCTTCGGTCTCTCCATGGACTACCAGGTCTTCCTCCTCTCCCGGATGCACGAGGAGTGGGAGCGGACCAAGGACCCCACCCTGGCGATCCGCGAGGGCATCGCGACGACCGGGAAGGTGGTCACCGCGGCCGGCGCGATCATGGTGGTGGTGTTCGCCGCCTTCATGCTCAGCCCCACCCGGATGCTTGCCCAGTTCGGGCTCGGCCTGGCGGTGGCGATCCTGGCGGACGCCCTGCTGATCGGCTGCCTGATCCTGCCCGCCCTGATGCAGATCTTCGGGCGGAAGGCATGGTGGCTGCCCCGCTTCCTGGCGCGGGCGCTGCCCCGGGTCGCTCTCGAGCACAGCGGTGCCGACCGGCCTGCCGATGGTCCGGCCGACCGGGACACCGACCGGCCGACCGACGGGCCCACCGATCGGTCCACCGATCGGCCTGCTGACGGGCCCGCCGATCGGCCCGCCGACCGGGAGGCGGCGCAGGCCAGGCGGACCTGAGGCGATGACGGTCGCCGCAGGCCCCTGACCGGGGGCCTGCGGCCGGGTCCGGCCCGTCGGCGACGCACGGCGTCGCCGACGGGCCGGACCCACTGGCGGCCGGCCAGGACCGGGCTGGACGGGAAGAGCACGAGGTCAGTCAGTCGCACGCGGTTCCCCGGAGGGTCCGCGCCGCAGGTGGTCCCGCCGTTCGGCGGCGAGGACCGCGCCGGAGCGGGCGGGCGGACGGGGATGCATCGGCCGCGGGAGCACGAGAGGGAGGGATGCTGGTGGCGCCGCCCAAGAAGTATCCGGACGAGTTGCGGATCCGCGCGGTCGAGCGATGGCGGGCGTCCGATCCCCGACCCCCGATCGTGCAGCTCGCCCGGGAACTCGACGTCCACCCGGAGGCGCTGCGCACCTGGATCCGGCAGGACGAGATCGAGCGGGGTGAGCGGCCCGACCCACGGGCCGAACGGTTGTCGGAGACCGAGACGGAGGAGCTGCACCGGCTCCGGGCCGAGAACGCCGAGCTGCGCCGGATCAACGAGATCCTCACGGCGGCCAGCGCCTTCTTCGCCTCCCAACTGGACCAGCAGCGTCGGCTCCTGTGACCGGCCTGTCGCCTACCGTCTCCGACGGCACTCCCGTTGCCGGCTCCACTACGGACGCCGGTCGTTCCGCATCCAAGCTGTGGTGTCGCCCGCGGCCGGGAGCGGAACCCCCGATGGCAGGATACGGAGTGGACGTCCACCCGAACGGTCGATCATCCCTTTTGGTGGAAGAACGCACGGTCGGAGGATGGACCGCTGACGTTCCACTCGTCCGGGCTGCTCCGGAAACTGTTGGATGGCTACGCAAGAAACGCGATTCCTGGCACAACGAAGGCGCCTTACCTGTCCCTGGTTTGGGGCGGTGGGAAGCTCTCCGGCCGGGTGGGCGGAGCCGGTGCCGGTGGTGTGTCCCCTCGTCCCGCTGGGCCCCCGATGCCAGCCGTCCGGCGGGGTGACTCCACCGCCGGACGTGAGGAGGCCGGGACATCCGTCGGACACCGCCCCGCCGCCTCGGCTCCGTATGGAGGCCGATGTGCTTTTTGGGATACCTGGACCCGTTCTGAGCAGGTGATCCCTTGTCCCTGGCCTTCGCCGGTGGCTCCGCCCGGCCGGCGCGACACGCCGGGCGAAGCCCGGCGGGATGGCTGGAAAGGCTCCCACTGTCGGCCAGGCGACAGATTTCCGCCCCGGTGGCCCGCGCCCTGGGCGGCGAACGCCAGGATCGAACACTACCGATCGTATACGCCCAGGATCGGACCGTGGACCCGCTCCCGCGCCGGTCGGGTCGTCGCCGCCCGGTGCCGGGCACCGCCGCTGCAACTCCCAGCGTGCCCACATGATCAGCGCAAACGCATCCCCGGTCACTGATTTACCGTGCTGGCGCGCTCCCTGGTCGGGGGTATTCGGGGTTCGCTCGGCCTCACTCCCCGCCTGCAATTTCATTACATCCTGTGAAGCCGGCCCCAACAATGCATGGCTGCCTCGAAGGCGGCTCGAAAGCTTCTTGGATTCTGTGCATGCTTGTGCGGCACCCTGCAATGGGGCATAGTGATGAACAGAGGCATGCATCGATTAGTTGATCAGTGTGACAGGTGTTGCCGCACCTGGAAATATTTGATTCGGCAATCGATGATTCAGTCAATGGTTGACCGTCGGAGCTGGGGGGCTGCTTAGTGTCACCTTGAGTTACCTCCATGTCTCACTGAGTAACGATGGCAAGACGCGGCAGCTGGGGGGCAGCCCCGTCGCTGCGAATTCCACTGTGCGTATCGGTGCCTTGCTACTGTGCGTAGCGTCTGTTCGGGTGATGCGTGGCGGGGGGTTCGCCGCTGATGGATGTGAATTCCAAACCAATCAGCGGCGAAATGTTCCTGAAATCGTTCAGGATTCGCGCCGGCATCATCTGAATCGGGGCGCCAAGGGCGTAGAGAAGGATGTGACAGCATTGCAGATCAACGTGCTCGGTCCCTTGTCGGTTTATGTCGGCCAAATGGATATGACGCCAACGGCACCCAAACCGCGTCGGGTACTCGCGCTTCTTGCAATTTGCGCGAACCGTGTCGTCCGCAACGAACAGATCATCGAGGAGCTGTGGGAGAACAGCCCGCCCACCAGCGTCACCACTACCCTGCAGACGTACGTCTATCAATTGCGTAAGCACCTCCAGCGGGCGCTCGCACCGCAACCGGGGGTGACCCTGCCGGGTGCCGCCCCGGCCTCGGAGTTGCGGACGTTCGCCGGCGGATACATGCTCTCGCTCGCACCGGAGGCGCTCGATTCGCTGCGCTTCGAGCAACTCGTGGCCCAGGGCCGCGCGGCGCTCGAGTCCGGCCGGACCGAGGCCGCCGCCCGGATCCTCCGGGAGGCGCTGGCGCTCTGGCGGGGTCCCGCCCTGGTGGACGTCACTCCCGGGCCGATCCTCCAGGTCGAGGTGCTGCGGCTGGAGGAGATGAGCAAGAGCGCCCTGGAACTGCGCATCGAGGCGGACCTGCTGCTGGGGCGGCACCACGAGCTGCTCAGCGAGCTGGTGGGCCTCTCCGCGCGGCAGCCCACCCACGAGGGCTTCCAGGCCAAGCTGATGCTCGCGCTGTACCGGGCCGGGCGACGGTCCGAGGCGCTCGGGGTGTACCAGGGAGCCCGCAAGGCCCTGGTCGCCGAGTTGGGCGTGGACCCCTCCGGGGACCTCCAGCGCCTGCACCGGGCCATCCTGGAGGGTGACCCGAGCCTCAGCGACGCGGGACCGCCGGCCGTGGGACTGGAGTCCCTGGCCATGGCGATCCCTCGGCAGCGTCGGCTCGAACACCAGGTCGGCGCGGTGCAGTAGCCCGCTGACCGTGGCCCCGCCCCGGATCCGGGGCAGGCCGACCGAGCCCGGTCGTGGGGGGTGCGGACCCCCGGGGGGCCGGAGGTCGACCATCGACCGCCGGGACCGGGCCGTAACGTCGGACCGTCCGTGTGGCTGGTGCCGCGCACAGGGTGTGCGGCCACGAGACACCCGGACGGTCTCCCCGCGCCACGGCGGAAGCGGAGCCGCCCCCGGCGCGGTACGTCGTCGAGCACCGCCCGACCGGGGCGGCGCGGAACGACAGCACCACCCGGCGGAATCCGTCGCCGGGCCCGCGGCCGGTGAGCGGAGCACCGGCCCGATCAGACGGTTGACCGGACCGGCGGCGTACCTCCCCCGCCGGGACGGAACCGGTCCAGCACGGCCGGCCACGGACGGGACGACCCGCCGGAGCCGGCCGTCGGCGTCTCCGGCCACCCACCTCCACCCGCCTCCGACCCGGTCGGCTGTCGCGACCGTCGGTGTTCCGGCTCGGCCGGGTGGTCCGGCCGTCGGTACTTCGGCCCGGTCGGCCGTGGTGACCGTGGGTGCTCCGGCCTGGCCGGGTGGTCCTGCCGTCGGTGGTCCGGCCGTCGGGGTTCCGGCCCGCCCGGCCGGAACCTCGGTCGGAACCCAGGCCGGAACCTCGGTCGGGACCCCGGCCGGGGCGGGCGGCGCGGCCGCCGGGGCTCCGGTGCCGGTTCCCGCCCGGGACCGCGTCGGCGTCCCGACCGGAGACGGTGGCAGCGCAGCCCCGGCGGCCGGTGTGCTCACGCCTGCTCCGCCGCCAGCACCCGGTCGAGGAGGACCTCCGCGAGTTCGCCCACCCGGGGGTGGTCGAAGACGACCGTGGCGGGCAGCCGCAGCCCGGTGGCGGTCCGCAGCCGGTTCCGCAGCTCCACCGAGGCGAGCGAGTCGAACCCGAGGTCCCGGAACGTCTGCCCGTGGTCGATCCCGCCGCTGCGACCCAGCACCGAGGCGACCTCGGTGCTGAGCAGACTGACCAGCGCGTCGTGCCGCCGCTCCTGCGGAAGCTGGGCCAGCTGGTCGGCCCAGGAGGACGCCGACCCGGCCCGGGTGGTCACCCGCTCGGCGACCCGCCGGCCCGGCGGCGGTACCAGGTCCCGGAACATCCCCGGTACGCCGCCCTGCTCCGCCCGGCCCCGCAGCGCGGCCCGGTCCACCCGGACCGGCACCAGGTGCGCCTGGTCGCGCTCCAGCGCCAGATCGAACAGGGCGAGCCCTTCGGCGTTGGACAGGCCGGCCACCCCGGCCCGGCTCATCCGGGCCAGGTCGGCCTCGGCGAGGTGCCCGGTCATCCCGCTGGACTCGGCCCACAGGCCCCAGGCCAGCGAGGTGGCCGTCCGGCCGGTGGAGCGGCGCATCCGGGCCAGGCCGTCCAGGAACGCGTTCGCGGCGGCGTAGTTGCCCTGACCGGGCAGGCCGAGGGTGCCGGCGACCGACGAGAACAGCACGAACGCGTCCAGCGGCCGGTCCCGGGTCAGCTCGTGCAGGTACCAGGCCCCGTCCACCTTGGGCCGCAGCACCCGGCCGACCTGGTCGTCGGTGAGCGCCTCGACGGTGGCGTCGTCGAGCAGGCCGGCGGTGTGCAGGACGGCGGTGAGCGGGTGCGCCGCCGGTATCCCGTCGAGCACCCGGGCCAGCGCGTCGCGGTCGGCGACGTCGCACGCGGCCACGGTCACCTGCGCGCCCAGCCCGGTCAGCTCCCGCTCCAGTTCGGCCACCCCGTCGGCGTCCCGGCCGCGTCGACCGGTGAGCAGCAGGTGCCGTACCGAGTGCCGGGTGACCAGGTGCCGGGCCAGCAGTCGGCCCAGCGTGCCGGTGCCCCCGGTGATCAGGACGGTTCCCGCCGGGTCGAGCCCGCCGGGCAGGGTCAGCACGATCTTGCCGATGTGCCGGGCCTGCTGGAGGTACCGGAACGCCGCCGGGGCCCGGTCGATCGGCCAGCTGGTCACCGGCGCGGGCTCCAGCACCCCGGACTCGAAGAGGTCCACCAGGGTGGTGAACATCGCCCCGATCCGGTCCGGGTCCACGGTCAACAGGTCGAAGAACCGGTACGTCACGCCCGGATGGGCGCGGGCCACCTCGTCGGCCGCCCGGATGTCGGTCTTGCCCATCTCCACGAACCGGCCGCCGCGGGGCAGCAGCCGCAGCGACGCGTCGGTGAACTCGCCGGCCAGCGAGTTGAGCACCACGTCGACGCCCTCGCCCCGGGTGGCGTCGGCGAACCACTGCTCGAAGTCGAGGGTGCGGGAGTTGGCGATGTGGGTGTCCTCGAAACCCGCCTCGACCAGGTGGTCCCACTTGGCCGGGCTGGCGGTGGCGAAGACCTCCGCGCCCAGGTGCCGGGCCACCTGCACGGCCGCCGTGCCGACGCCACCGGTCGCGGCGTGGATCAGCACCCGCTCACCGGAGCGCAGGTCGGCCAGGTCGACCAGCCCGTACCAGGCGGTCAGGAAGACCGTCGGCACGCTGGCCGCGAGGGTGAACGTCCAGCCGGCCGGCATCCGGGTGAGCAGCCGCCGGTCGGCCACCGCGACCGGCCCGAACGCGCCGCCCGGGAACAGCCCCATCACCCGGTCGCCCGGGGCCAGGTCGGTGACGGCCGCGCCGACCTCGACCACCACGCCGGCCGCCTCGCAGCCCATGGTCGCCGCGCCCGGGTACATGTCCAGCGTGATCAGTACGTCCCGGAAGTTGAGCCCGGCGGCCCGGACCGCGACCCGCACCTCCCCGTCGCCCAGCAGCCGGTCCGTGCCGTCGCCCAGCGCGCTGTCCGTGCCGTCGGCCAGCGGCCGGTCCGCGCCGTCGCCCAGCGGCCGGTGTGACCCGTCCGACCCGTCCGGGCCGTCCGGACCGACGAGGGCCAGGTTGTCGATGGTGCCGCGCGGTTCGGCGGTCAGCCGCCAGTTCGGCGTCTCCGGCACCACCAGCGACCGCTCCCCGCCGGTACGGGCCAGCTTCGGCGCCCAGAGGGCGTCCCCCCGGACCGCCACCTGCGGCTCGCCGGTCGCGACCGCGGCCGGCACCCGCAGGTGGGACGGGGTGTCCAGGTCGACCAGGACGAACCGGTCGGGGTGTTCGGTCTGCGCGGTGCGCAGCAGCCCCCACACCGCGCTGGTCGCCGGGTCACGGACCGGCTCACCCGGGTCGGCGGCGACCGCCCGGAAGGTGGTCAGCACCAGCCGGGCGGCGTCCAGCCGGTCGTCGGCCAGCCACTGCTGGAGCAGGTCCAACGCGGCGGTCACCGACGAGTGGGTCGCCGGGACCATCTCCGGCTCGGGGGTGCCGGCGGTCGCCACCACCACGTCCGGCACCCGTGCCCCGGCGTCCAGGGCGGCCCGCAGCGCGGCCAGATCGGGGTAGGCCGTCCCGCCGACCGCGTCCAGGTCGCTGTCGCCGAGCACGGCCAGCCGGGTGGTGCCGGCGGCGGCGTCGGGTGGGGCGGTCACCTCGGTCCAGACCACCTCCAGCAGCGAGTCGCGGTGCGCCGGGGCGGCGGTGAGCTGTCCGGGCGCCGCCGGTTGCAGGGTGAGCGACTCCACCTCGGCCACCGGCGTCCCGGACCCGTCGGCCAGGGTCAGCGTCGCGCTGCGGGCCCCGGTCCGGCGGACGTGCACCCGCAGCGCGGACGCCTCGACCGCGTGCACCCGCACCCCGCTCCAGGCGAACGGCAGCGCGATCCCGGCCCGGGTGTCCCCGTCGAGCAGGCTCAGCACCAGCGGGTGCAGCGCGGCGTCGAGCAGCGCCGGGTGCAGGTGGAAGCCGACGACCGGCTGGTCGTCGGGGAGCCGTACCTCGGCCCACAGGTCGTCGCCGTCGCGCCAGGCCCGGCGCAGGCCCCGGAACGTCGGCCCGTACCGGTAGCCGGCGTCGGCGAGCCGGGGGTACGCGTCGGTGAGGTCCCAAACGGCGGCCCGGGTCGGCGGCCATTCGTCCAGGCGTACCCCCGGGGCGGCGTCGGTGCCGGTGAGGGTGCCGGTGGCGTGCCGGACCCAGGTCCGGTCGGGGTCCGCGTCCTCGGTGACCGGTCGGGAGTGGACGGTCAGGGCCCGCCGTCCCGGCCCGTCGCCGGGCGAGACGGCCACCTGGATCTCCACCCCGCCGGTGGCCGGCAGCAGCAGCGGCGCCTCCAGCACCAGGTCGTCGACCGTGTCGCAGCCGGCCCGGTCGGCGGCGTACGAGGCCAGGTCGACCAGGGCGGTGCCGGGCAGCAGCACGGTGTCCCGGACCGCGTGGTCGACCAACCACGGGTGGGTACGCCGGGACAGCGTCCCGGACAGCAGCACGCCCGCGTCCCCGGCCAGGTCGATCTCGGCGGCCAGGAACCGGTGCCCGGTGGCCGCCGGGGCCGCCCCGGTGGGCGCGACCAGCCAGTGCCGGTGCGGCTGGAACGGGTACGTCGGCAGGTCCACGGTGCCGGCCGGTGGGCGGGTCGGGTCGGCGGCCAGCCGGGGCCGGTGCCCGGTGTGGGTGTGGACGTGGGCCAGCGAGACGAGCAGCCGCGCGACGCCGCCCTCGCCCCGCTTCAGCGTGCCGGTGGTGGTGCCGGGCGCGTCGGCGGCGTCCAGGGTGTCCTGGATGCCGATGGTGAGCACCGGGTGCGGGCTGGTCTCCACGAAGTGGGTGTGCCCGGCGGCGGCCAGCGCCCGGACGGTCTCGGCGAACCGGACCGTGTTGCGCAGGTTCTGGAACCAGTAGTCGGCGTCCAGGGCGGTGGTGTCGAGCAGTCCACCGGTGTACGTGGACCAGAACGGCACCCGGGCCGGCCGGGGCCGGATCTCGCCGAGCAGGTCGGCCACCCGCTGGCGGATCGGCTCCACGTACGGGGTGTGCGAGGCGTAGTCCACGTCGATCCGGCGGGCGTTGACGTTCCGGGTCTGGAAGCTGTCGACCAGGTCCACCAGCGCGGTCGCGTCCCCGGCCACCACGGTGGAGTGCGGGCCGTTGATCGCCGCGACGTGCACCTGCCCGTCCCACGGGGACAGGTCGACCCGTTCGACCGGCAGCGGCACCGAGACCATGCCGCCGGTGCCGGCCAGGGCGGTGATCGCCTGGGAGCGGCGGGCGACGATCCGGGCGGAGTCGTCCAGGGTGAGCGCCCCGGCGACGTACGCGGCGGCGATCTCGCCCTGGCTGTGGCCGATCACCGCGTCCGGTTCGACGCCGTGCGCCCGCCAGGTCTCGGCCAGGGAGATCATCATGGCCCAGAGCACGGGCTGGATGACGTCGACCCGTTCCAGCGGCGGCGTGCCGGGTACGCCGCGCAGCACCTGGACGAGATCCCAGTCGGTGTACGGGGCGAGCGCGTCGGCGCAGGCGCGCATCTGCGCGGTGAAGGTGGGATGCCGGTCCAGCAGGCCCAGCGCCATGCCGACCCACTGCGAGCCCTGACCGGGGAAGACGAAGACGGTCTTGCCGTCCGTGGGCGTACCGGTGACCAGGTTCGGCGCGGAGCCGCCCCCGGCGAGCGCGGTGAGCGCCTCGCGGCCGTCGTCCGGGCCGGTGGCGACCACCACGGCCCGCTGTTCGAAGCGGGCCCGGGCGGTGGACAGGGTGTCCGCCACCAGGGCCGGGTCGACGTCGGGATGGTCGGTCAGGTACGTGGCCAGGTTGGCGGCCTGGTCCCGCAGGGCGGCCTGGCCGCGGGCCGACAGCGCGAACGCCACCGCCCGGTCGTCCCGGTCCGGCCCGTCGCCGGTGGCCGCGGCCAATGGGTCGGTGTGCGCCGGGAAGGCCACGTCGGCGGGGGCCTCCTCCAGGATGACGTGGGCGTTGGTGCCGCTGATCCCGAACGAGGAGACCGCGCCGCGCCGGGGGGTCTCCCCGGGCGGCCAGGCCACCGGCTCGGTGAGCAGGCTGACCGCGCCGGCCGACCAGTCCACGTGCGGGGACGGCTCGGCGGCGTGCAGGGTCGGCGGCAGCAGGTCGTGCCGGAGCGCCCCGATCATCTTGATCACACCGCCCACCCCGGCGGCGGCCTGGCTGTGGCCGATGTTCGACTTCAGCGAACCCAGTCGCAGCGGTCGGTCCGCCGGCCGGGCCCGCCCGTACGTGGCGAGCAGCGCGCCCGCCTCGATCGGGTCGCCGAGCTGGGTGCCGGTACCGTGCGCCTCGACGGCGTCCACGTCGGCGGGGGAGAGGCCGGCGTCGGTGAGGGCGTCCCGGATCAGCCGTTCCTGGGACAGCCCGTTCGGGGCGGTCAGCCCGTTGCTGGCCCCGTCGGAGTTGATCGCGCTGCCCCGGATCACCGCGAGCACCCGGTGGCCGTTGCGGCGGGCGTCGGAGAGCCGCTCCAGCAGCAGCACGCCCGCGCCCTCGGCCCAGCCGGTGCCGTCCGCGCCGGCCCCGAACGCCTTGCACCGGCCGTCCGGGGCGAGGCCGCGCTGCCGGCTGAACTCCACGAAGATGCCCGGCGAGGACATCACGCACGCCCCGCCGGCCACCGCCATCGTGCACTCGCCCCGGCGCAGCGACTGCACCGCCAGGTGGATCGCCACCAGCGACGACGAGCAGGCGGTGTCCACGGTGAACGCCGGCCCCTCGAACCCGAACACGTACGACACCCGGCCGGAGGCGACGCTGGCGGTGCTGCCGGTGAGGCGGTACCCGTCGGAGCCCGCCGAGGTCTCGTACAGCCGGGGACCGTACTCCTGGGACATCACGCCCATGAAGACACCGGTCCGGCTGCCGCGCAGCCCGGTCGGGTCGATCCCGGCGCGTTCGAACGCCTCCCAGGTGGTCTCCAGCAGCAGCCGCTGCTGCGGGTCCATCGCGGCGGCCTCGCGCGGACTGATCCCGAAGAACTCCTCGTCGAACTCGTCGGCCCGGTGCAGGAACCCACCGTGCCGGGCGTACGACTTGCCGGGCGCGCCGGGCTCGGGGTCGAACAGCCCGTCGATGTCCCAGCCCCGGTTGGTGGGGAAGTCCCCGATGGCGTCGACCCCGTCGGCGACCAGCCGCCACAGGTCCTCCGCCGAGCGGACGTCGCCGGGGTACCGGCAGCCGATCGCCACCACCGCGACCGGCTCGTCGGTCGACCCGGTGGCCGGGCCGTCGGACGTCGTGTCGGCGCGCCCGCCGACCAGTTCGTCGCGCAGGTATCCGGCCAGGGCGGCCGGGGTGGGATGGTTGAACAGCAGCCCGGAGGCGAGCCGCAGCCCGGTGGCCGCGGCGAGCCGGTTGCGCAGCTCCAGGGAGAGCACCGAGTCGAAGCCGAGGTCCTTGAACGGCAGGTCGACGCCGACCGCGCAGTCGGTGGCGTGACCGAGCACCGCGGCCGCGTTCTTGCGGACCAGGTCGAGGGTCAGCCGGGACTGTTCCGGCCCGGACAGCGCCGCCAGCCGGTCGGCCAGCGGGCCGCGGGTCAGCGCGGTCGCCGGGGCGGTGCCCGCCGGTCCGCGTGCGGCCGGGGCGGTGGGCGCGGGCAGGTTGGTGATCCAGTGCGGCTCCGGCTGGAAGGCGTACGTGGGCAGGTCGACCGGCTCTCCCGGACGGTACGCCGGGTCGGTGGTCAGCGCCGGGGCGTACCCGGTGCGGGTGTGCACCGTGGCGAGCGACAGCAGCAGCCGCTCCGGCCCGCCGTCGCCGCGCTTGAGAGTGCCGGTGGCGCTGCCGTCGGTGTCGGTGGCGGCCAGGGTGTCCTGGATGCCGACGGTGAGCACCGCGTGCGGGCTGGTCTCCACGAAGTGGGTGTGCCCGGCGGCGATCAGCGCGCGGACCGTCTCCTCGAAGCGGACGGTCTGCCGCAGGTTGCGGTACCAGTAGTCGGCGGTCAGTTCGGTGCCGTCGACCGGGCCCGGGGTGACGGTGGACCAGAACGGGATCCGTCCGGCGGTCGGCCGGACCTCGCCGACGGTGTCGTCCCAGCCCGCGCGCAGCGGCTCCACGTACGGGCTGTGCGAGGCGTAGTTGATGGGTACCGGCCGGGTGGTGAGGCCGCGCTCCCGGCAGGTCTCGGCGAGTTCGGCCAGGGCGTCCGGGTCACCGGCGACGACCGTCGAGTTGGGCCCGTTGAGCACGGCGACGTGCAGGCGTCCCGGCCATCGGGTGAGGTCGAGCTGGTCGACGCCGACCGGTACGGAGAGCATGCCCCCGCTGTCCCCGCCGCCCTCGATGGTGCGCAGGGCCTGCGCGCGGCGGGTCACCAGTCGGGCCGACTCGTCGAGGGTGAGGATGCCGGCGACGTACGCGGCGGCGATCTCGCCCTGGCTGTGGCCGACGACGGCGTCCGGTTCGACGCCGTGCGCCCGCCAGGTCTCCGCCAGCGAGATGATCATGGCCCAGAGGGCCGGCTGGACCACGTCGGTACGCTCCAGCGACGGGGCGTCCGGCGCGCCGCGCAGCACGTCGAACAGGTCCCAGTCGGTGTACGGGGCGAGCGCCTCGGCGCACCGGCGCAGCTCGGCGGTGAAGACCGGGTGCCGGTCCAGCAGGCCCGCCGCCATGCCGGCCCACTGGGGGCCCTGGCCGGGGAAGACGAAGACCACCCTGCCGGGGGTACGGGTGCCGGTGACCACCCGGGGGTGCGGTTCCCCCTC
Proteins encoded in this region:
- a CDS encoding MMPL family transporter, whose protein sequence is MTASSAAAPPTRRPSVFERLGGWSYRRRWIAVVLWVLVLAGVTVASQVVGSDYRNDFSLPGTESQQSLDLLEERAPVQSGESLQIVFEREAGLRDPAVQGRVEAMLAEVKELPHVAGVQSPYEGFGISEQGTIGYATVALDGQSADVPADDVRKIIDVAGEAEGEGLRVELGGAPIRAVQEGGGGGAEFAGMIAALVIMVILFGSIVAASLPLVIAIFGVGAAIGLIGLASHVATIADFTAPLMMLVGLGVGIDYALLIFSRYRSELLRGVDRRQAAINAQDTAGRTVFFAGCTVILALMGLVVLGLGSLQGVALAVALTVLVTMLASLTLLPALLAIVGGRIEKGVQKRIAKGKATEGAVWRRWVTWVQKYRWLNALVPLAVLVALAVPVINMNLGFADAGNDPESTHSRQAYDLLAEGFGPGFNGPLIVLSDGSPEDATRAQSAIGATDGVATAVPPNTIGENLSLIIVLPESKPQDQATMDLVDRLRENVLPPVAQETGATYLIGGSTAATVDFSEAVAAKMPIFVLVVVGLSILLLILVFRSLLIPLFASVLNVLSVGVALGIMTLVFQDGRLGVEPGPIEAYVPVMIFAVAFGLSMDYQVFLLSRMHEEWERTKDPTLAIREGIATTGKVVTAAGAIMVVVFAAFMLSPTRMLAQFGLGLAVAILADALLIGCLILPALMQIFGRKAWWLPRFLARALPRVALEHSGADRPADGPADRDTDRPTDGPTDRSTDRPADGPADRPADREAAQARRT
- a CDS encoding transposase, coding for MAPPKKYPDELRIRAVERWRASDPRPPIVQLARELDVHPEALRTWIRQDEIERGERPDPRAERLSETETEELHRLRAENAELRRINEILTAASAFFASQLDQQRRLL
- a CDS encoding AfsR/SARP family transcriptional regulator, which codes for MDMTPTAPKPRRVLALLAICANRVVRNEQIIEELWENSPPTSVTTTLQTYVYQLRKHLQRALAPQPGVTLPGAAPASELRTFAGGYMLSLAPEALDSLRFEQLVAQGRAALESGRTEAAARILREALALWRGPALVDVTPGPILQVEVLRLEEMSKSALELRIEADLLLGRHHELLSELVGLSARQPTHEGFQAKLMLALYRAGRRSEALGVYQGARKALVAELGVDPSGDLQRLHRAILEGDPSLSDAGPPAVGLESLAMAIPRQRRLEHQVGAVQ